The following DNA comes from Holophagaceae bacterium.
CGAGCACGACGGGGTGCAGGTAGATTCGATATTCATCGATCAGGCCAAGTTCGGTGAGGCTGTGCGCCAAGTTTGGGCCAGCAACTTCGATCTCCCCGTCGCGCTCGGCCTTCAACTGGCGGATCGCGACCTCAAGGTCATTCCCAACAAGCCTGGCGTTGGGGCCGACCGACTTCAACGAGCGCGAGACGATCCATTTCGGCTGAGCCCGCCATGCTGCCGCGAAGGCGTGTTCCTCTACATTCCATTCAGGATCATCGTCGTCCCAATACCGCATGACCTCATACATCTGGCGACCATAGACGCTGCCCGCCAGTCTCCGAGCTTCCTCGATGAAGTGGCGGAAGAGCGTGGGGCTTGGTGCAAACGCCATATGGTCGACGTAGCCATCCAGCGACTGGTTCATTCCGAACACAAGCTTGGCCATATCACTCCCCTTTCCTTACGCGGAACATTTGTGCTGTGTTGGGTCCGGGTTGAACGAGAGGTTAGGCACCACCCGACAATACTCCCACATGGTGCGATCTGAGGAGGGCGCCGCTTCCCCTGTGCACGCCCCGTCAACCATGGCCCCAACAACCCGTGGTGCAAGTGGCCGCGAGTCGGCATGAGGTCTGCTCGAGTGCTGAACCGATGCCTGGAATGTCAGCTCAGCGGCTGAAGCGCTGCTGCAGCTCAGCGTACGGGATGGCCCCCTGGGCGAAGCCGAAAGTGCCGTGATCGGCCATTTCCCGAGCGGCCTGCTCGACCAGGGTAAGGACGGCGCGAGTGAGGGTGCCGCCAACGCTGATCCTGGCGACACCGAGCGCGCGTAGCGTGGCAGCGTCCAGCACCGGCTCGACCAGTCCGGATACGACGTTCACCGGCGCACCGATCGCAGCGGTCAACCTGCCAATCTCCTCGGCAGCGGTGACACCGGGAACGAAGATGCAGTCGGCTCCGGCAGCCAGGTGGCGCTCGGCCCGGCGCACCGTCTCGGCGAAGGTGAGAGCTGAACTCAGAATGAGCGCCTGGATTACACGAATAGATTGCATGGCGACCTAACGAACAAAGTTAACCGGCCCGACCGTGAGCCGAAGGTTTAAAGCATGATGGCAGCAACCCACGGTTGGGTCCGGGTTGAACGAGAGGTTAGGCCGACCAGGTAGGACATCATGATTTGCCTGCCAAGAATGAGGCATAGGTTTTAAATGACTCAGGATCTGACTCATCCCAGTAAACGATCTCGCCGGTTGGGCGAAGAACTGCGAACCGATTGAGAAGTGTTGACTCTGTTCTGACGCCGCAACAAGTTGGGTTGAAGCGAACGGCAAATTGAAAATATCCCTTAGTTTCTTCTTCGAAGTCCGCAAAGAGGCAATCTGGTGAAATTGTTTTGTAGATCCTATCCCGTTTCACGGCCGCTAGAATCTTTGCGCCAGCCAATTCCTTGGTCAGAGCATGAGCCACCTTTCGAGAACCCTTTGAAGTTCCATTTGCTTGGGCGGAGCAGGAGAAGGTGAGAGCTGAACTCAGAATGAGCGCCTGGATTACACGAATAGATTGCATGGCGACCTAACGAACAAAGTTAACCGGCCCGACCGTGAGCCGACTGTTTAAAGCATGATGACAGCAACCCACGGTTGGGTCCGGGTTGAACGAGAGGTTAGGCCGAGGACTGGACTGGGCTTGATTCATGTACCGACTCGTAGAAATTTCTGCGCGACCGTGGGAGAACGAATGATGGCGCAGGAAAGAATGAAGATTGTGCAGCATGATATCGCGCAATCAGCGAATGCCGACCAATGCCAGTGAGACGCCGCAGGATGTTGGCCCTGACGTGGCCGCCGAAATTGGAAAGATCAAAGGAGCAGCTTTTGAATTTTGGACGTTACCAACCGCATGAATCGTATTGCCAGAGATCCGCCCGCTTGCAGCCTAACGAACAAAGTTAACCGGCCCGACCGTGAGCCGACTGTTTAAAGCATAATGGCAGCAACCCACGGTTGGGTCCGGGTTGAACGAGAGGTTAGGCCGAGGACTAGATTGGGTTTGATTCATGTACCGACTCGTAGAAATTTCTGCGCGACCGTGGGAGAACGAATGATGGCGCGGCAAAGAATGAAGGTCGTGCCGCATGATACGACCAAAATACCAACTGCCGACCGATGCCAGTGGGACGCCAGACGATGTTGGCCCTGACGTGACCGCCGAAATTTGAAAGATCAAAGGAGCAGCTTTTAAAATTTGGACGTTACCAACCGCATAAATCGCATTGCCAGAGATCCGCCCGCTTACAGCCTAACGAACAAAGTTAACCGACCCAACCGTGAGCCAGGTGTTGAGTGGAGACGAGATATCCGAATGCCCGGAGGAGCTTGCAGCAACCCACGGTTGGGTCCGGTTGAACGAGAGGTTAGGCAGAGATGAGGGCATTTGTTTTTGAACCATTGAACGAGAATACCGTTCGAGCTTGACGAAACGATGCCAGAAACCCCGCCCCGTGCCTAGGAGCCGACGCGATGGGTGATGAACGGAAGAATGACCCCCTGCTTCCGAGCGGAACGGACCAATCGGGGCCTAGCAGAACCGCGGGAACCGAAACCGTGTACTGTGGCGGGCCCAATGACCAGGTATGGCCAGGAGAAAGGTGCCTCGCTCCGCGATGACCGAATGACCGCAGTTGAGCAAGAAGCTGGAACACAAAATCAATTTTGACAAAGAACCTGATCGTTGGCGCCTAACGAACAAAGTTAACCGGCCCGACCGTGAGCCGAATCTTTAAAGCATGACAGCAGCAACCCACGGTTGGGTCCGGGTTGAACGAGAGGTTAGGCAGCATGGTGAGTGCGGACGGAGTGAGATTATGACATTCCAATCATTCGCTCCTCATCAATCGCCCAGGCACCATCCTTTTTTCTAAGAATGATGAATTCCGTGCTACCAGCGAGAGGGCCCTGTTGGCCAGACCGTATCACTACTGCAATTGTTCTTGATACATCAAATCCAATGGGGCTAAAGCTGAACACAGTAACGGGTGGATTCTCACCCGGGAGTTTGACGTTTTGGAGATTGTATTTAGAGGACCAAGGTTGGATTTGCCATTTCGTTTTTGACCTATCAACTAGATTGTTGAAGGCGCTTCGCAATGCCGGAGTTCTAGGAATAGCACTCCACATGCGCCCATTAGGCCCTGTGACATATTTCCATGTGGCTTCAAGTTCAGTTGGGTTATCCGAAATAATTGTCCGGGATACGACAAGCTTGCCCCCGTAATGCCCGAGTAATAGCTCGTAAACAGAGATCTCTTCTTGATTGAGAGTAAGGGGGTGAATCGTTTGTGCGCCGGAAGCAAACAAAGCGATTGTGCTTGCAAGGGCCAGGAATCTTGAACGGGGCATTTTGAAATCTCCGGATGCCGCCTAACGAACAAAGTTAACCGGCCCGACCGTGAGCCGAATGTTTAAAGCATGACAGCAGCAACCCACGGTTGGGTCCGGGTTGAACGAGAGGTTAGGCAGGCCCCGAAGCCTGGAAAAGAGTTATCGCTCACTTTTACCACCAACCTGATTTCGCCAGAGCCCAGCAACCCCGGTGCCGAATAAAATTAGTGAAGGAGCGAGCACCTGAATAAATCCATAAGGTGTATTAAAATTAAGAATAATACAGGCCAATATTCCAACCGTACCTAGACATGCAAGCAAAATCGACAATAAGCGGATAATTAACGAATTGGTGATTTGACCATTTTCATCAGTCAATCCTTGGATTGATTTTTGATTATGGTTTTTTCTGATGGCGACCAGCGCGACGACAAGGAGGATCACAATTGAAAGAGGGACCAGGACTAAGAGCAATGTAAGGAATTGATCCATGGGATGCCTAACGAACAAAGTTAACCGGCCCAACCGAGAGCCGAATGTTTAAAGCATGACAGTTGTCGAGCACGGTTGGGTCCGAGTTGAACGAGAGGTTAGGGCGATAGCTTGGCAACAAGGATTATCACCGCGAGAACAACGACAGTACCAGCCAGAAGAAATCCTGTTCCAAATAATCCGCGTTGCCACCACTTGAGGCGCTCCCAGGCATGAGCAAATTTTGAAAATGGGCACCCCGTAACCAACTCGATGAGCCCAATGGCCGCGAATGCGCCAGGCAGGGTCATTAGTGTTGGCTCATAAAAATGGTGTGAGTTGCCTCCCCCTGTTCGAAAAACCCATAGTAAGACTAAGGCGAATATGACGGAGCCAATTACAAGTTTAACGATTCCCTTTTGACGAATGTTCAACGTGAGCCCTAACGAACAAAGTTAACCGGCCCAACCGAGAGCCGACAGTTTAGGACATGCTAGCAGCCGCGCACGGTTGGGTCCGGGTTGAACGAGAGGTTAGGGCGCGCCTTAGCCTGGGATACGATGAGGTACCAAGCCAATGCCGCCACCGCAGCGCCACAGGCAACCAGAAGAGCGGACGCCTTTATGTCGTGAAAGATCATGGAAATAGCCAGTCCACCAATTGCACCAGCCGAAGTTGAAGGCAAGAAATTCAGATGCTTCATTTTGCTTAAGAGATACAGAACTGGGATGCCATAAATAATCATAGCCAGGTAGCTGAGGGCCAACCCAACAAGACTCGCGAATAGAGAAGTCTGGAAACCATCCCAAAGAGTTGTTCCAGGCGTTCTGAGGAAGAACGTACAAACGAAAACAGAAACTGGAAATTCAGCCAATGGTGCAATGGCAACTGTGAAACAAATTCTGCGGAATGGGGGCATCTCTGAAGCCCTAACGAACAAAGTTAACCGGCCCGACCGTGAGCCGAAGGTTTAGAGCATGACAGCCGCAACCCACGGTTGGGTCCGAGTTGAACGAGAGGTTAGGCAGGGGATTCACCCGGGATATGGTATTTTAGGATTCGTGAACCAACGATCTTAATTTCAACTAAGTTCCAGATCGACCCAACAATCGCGCCTGCAAATGGTACAGATTTGGTGAGAATTGCCTTTTGGGTGACTTTCTTGCCAAACCATTTAAGCATTGCCCTTTTCAAAAGGGCGAGCATTTCCTTACTTATGAATTTTTTAATGATCGCCTTGGTAAGTTTCTTAGCTCCGGCTACTCCAGCCTCTTTTAATACCTTGGCCAATATTTTTGGACCAGCCAGCATCAACAATGCGTCAGTTTTCCAGTCAGGATCTTCGAAATATTTAGGATTAGCGATGAGACCAATGCATGCCGTGAGATAGGCATAGAATCGAAGCATAAAGGCAACATCAGCCAGTGCTGTGCCTGCCATTACAAAGGGATTTGATCCCAATCCAGTGAAGAACCCTTCAACGGCTGCCTTGCGAGAGTAACTCTCAATGAATTTACTCGCCAATTCGTAATTGGTTAATCCAGGAAAAGCCAACCGCTTCTGCTCAACATTTTGTACAACGTCACTTGGATTGATATCCATAACCCAGGTTAGAACCTGATCAAACTTGTTCTCAGAACTCATTTGGCAATCCTTAACGGAGTGAGGAGGATTGTGATGCCTAACGAACAAAGTTATCCGACCGGTGGCATTTTCTCGAAGCGCCTGGAAGCCGATTCTGCCGATTCCGTATTCCAAAGTGCCCCGAAGGTCAACATCAAGAGTGGAATATTGGGCGTTGCCACCGAAGCCAATGTGGTTGTACTTCTCTGAATCTTCGGTTGGGGATTGGGCCAAAAGCGAACTGGCCACCAATGCAGAAGATGTGAAGATGCTTTTTCTCAATGAGAGCCTAACGAACAAAGTTAACCGGCCCGACCGTGAGCCGAAGGTTTAAAGCATGATGGCAGCAACCCACGGTTGGGTCCGGGTTGAACGAGAGGTTAGGCCGGCGACGTGAACCGAAGCACTTGTTGTTTGATGTTTGAATTGGCAATGACTGCTCAGAATTCGAATCGCCCTGACTAGCTCTGATTCGGACGGTGGCGGAGGAGGCGGCGGCGGTGGGTTGGCCACACTCGAAATATCGGATTCAGTGACGCTCACCGCTGTTTTGAATTCGTAGGCCACCGTTAATCGATAGAGACGACCCGATGCAACAAGGAAAAGCGTTCGGAAGCCTTGATCCGCGATGCAGTGGCCACCGAGCAACCTTTGTGGCCAAGTCTTGCCATCCGAGTCAGGGATCGGTGCCGAAGAGAGTTCGTTCGCCACGCACTCTCGGTGTTTACGGAAGTAGGCCTTCGCAAATTTAAGCCTGCGAGGTGTGACAGCCTTGGACCCGGCGAACGAGTATGCGGAGAAGGTGTAGGTGATCCCATTATCATCCGTTGATGAATATTCTGTGGTGACTGCCTGCCCCCAAGGAGTGGCTTCAGTTCCCTCAGTTGGTTTTGATACCGGCCCAGGCATTACTACCCGGAACTTGGGCGTTTCGATGATCCCTGGTTGAGGAACCAAATTCAGGGCTAGAAAGAGGGAGAACAACAATGAGCGGCCTAACGAACAAAGTTAACCGGCCCGACCGTGAGCCGACTGTTTAAAGCATGATGGCAGCAACCCACGGTTGGGTCCGGGTTGAACGAGAGGTTAGGCTGAAATGGGCAGCATCCAGTCGACTGGAGCAGAATTTCCACCATAGGGCAGTTCGGCCATGGAACCAGTATTGAGTTTCAGTGACGCTACGCCGTTACTCTATAGGCTGCATAGTTTTCATGTGTGTGGTGGCATCCGCTTCCGTGATTATCTGAATCCGTTCCGGCCGTCCGCCAAAGGGTGAGGCCCAAGATTTCCCTGGATTGTATTCGACATAAAGGAAATATTTCTCGCCGGGCTTGGCATCTAGAACGGCGAGACCGCGAGATCCCCACCCCCCCTTGAAGTAACGAAATTCATGCTTTCCCGCGGGAATTGTGAGTTTTCTGTATGTCATCCGGGGCAAGGTCACGAATTCTTTGTCATGCTCATACACCGTCATATCAGAATTAGACAGCATTTTACCTGTTCCATTGAGGACGACGAGTTGACATGTCCCAGTTGTGGTTTCCTTGGGTGGGACCGGTGAGGAGGGGAGCTTCGTCGGTTGTGACTGGTATCCAAAAAGGTTGGAAACCAGCGCAATAACTAACAACGATGTGGAGATTCTTTTCATAGCAGGTCTCCTGGGTGGGTGCTGTCAAGTATGGCTGAGCATTTATTTGTCGAGGAAGAGCCTAACGAACAAAGTTAACCGGCCCGACCGTGAGCCGGATGTTTAAGGCATGAAGGTAGTCGCGCACGGTTGGGTCCGGGTTGAACGAGAGGTTAGGGGCGATTGCGAAACAGAACATCAAAGTCATTTAGCATTCTGGATTTTATAACCATGCCAAGATTATTTGGGATCTGGCTTGTCGCTATCAAATGACTGGCGATTGGGATTGGAACAATTTCCACCGTTCCATCTACCCGATGCTGAGGCCCAGCATATAAAACACCCAGAAATTTTATTCTTGTGCTCCCAATTTGGAGCCCAGCTCTCGTGTGGACTTGCCCGATGTCGCAAACAAGGACCGGAGAACCACTAGATCCAGGGAAACAAGCTGCATCAATCAGAAACTCAGGTTTCCCATTCCAATCGTAACGATAGTGAGTAGCTGTGACCCCGGAACGAAAAACTGGGAAATTGTTTTTCTGATCCCAGATCCCGTTTGGATACCCAACCATAATTATCTTTTCCATCCCAACGAAGTTATTTATGTCCTCATCGGTGGGCATAAGATCCGATGCAAGGTAAGTGAAAGCGAAGAATTTACCTTTTGCTTGGGCCAGGCTTATCAAATGACTAATTGGCATTACACAAAGGTCGATCATAGGATTCGGATGAGGTATCCAAGCCTTTTCAAAATTATCGATTGCCCACGAATGTGTATTCCCTATATCTGGTTCGCCATTTACGGTTTGAAGCGTGAACAAGATTCGGCCAATTGTTCCATTCCTGACTACATGCTTATTGGTAACGATGGCTGGTACATGTGTAGAGCCATCGTCGGCAAATCGGAAGAAGAACCCGGTCCCGGTAGAAATACCACCAGTGGACAGATCACACTCAATTCGAATTGTGCCGAACGCCAATTGTTCATATGTCGAGAGCGTTTTCATAAACTCTTCGAACATGTTGCTAGAGCTCCTAACGAACAAAGTTAACCGGCCCGACCGTGAGCCGAAGGTTTAAAGCATGATGACAGCAACCCACGGTTGGGTCCGGGTTGAACGAGAGGTTAGGCACGTGAGACGTCTGCTTTGAGGATAGAGAACATGACGGAGTCCTGAAAAGTATCTTGAATATGCAGACGCTGACGAAGAACGCCCTCACGAACAGCACCCGCCTTTTCGGCTACGCGGAGACTCGCGCGATTGTCTTTTGCGATGACTATTTCGAGTCTGATGAGGTCTGTGTTTTGGAAGGCCCATTGAGCTACTTGAAGCACTGCCTCGGTAGCAACGCCACGCAATGTTGTGGATGAGCGTACCCAATAGCCAAGGTTTGCTCTGGCATTCCGCTCATCGATTGAGTTGAGGCCACAACCCCCAAGGAAAAGGCCTTTCTCTGAGACAATTACAAATTCATATTCAGCATTGGACCGGAATGCCGAGACTTGGTGTTCGACCCAGGCCGTTGCGGTCTCAATTGTGAAATCTGAAGTACACCACCAAAGCCAAGCTCCAACCGTGGAAACCGATTCTCTTGCAGCATCGAATAGGCCCTGAGCATCTCCGAGTTCATAGGGTCGAATTTTGATTGATCCCAGCTCATACATGACATGCCTAACGAACAAAGTTAACCGGCCCAACCGTGAGCCGGGTGTTGAGTGGAGACGAGATATCCGAATGCCCAGAGGAGCTTGCAGCAACCCACGGTTGGGTCCGGTTGAACGAGAGGTTAGGCAGAGATGGGGGCATTTGTTTTTTAACCATTGAACGAGAATACCGTTCGAGCTTAACGAAACAATGTCAGAAACCCTGCCCCGTGCCTAGGAGACGACGAGATGGGCGATGAACGGAAGAATGATCCCCTGCTTCCGAGCGGAACGGACCAATCGGGGCCTAGCGGAACCGCGGGAACCGAAACCGTGTACTGTGGCGGGCCCAATGACCAGGTATGGCCAGGAGAACCATGCTCCGCTTTGCGACCCCCGAATGACCGCAGTTGAGCCATTGAAGCCGGGGATTAGAACACGAACCCAACTTGACAAAGATCCTGATGGTTGGCGCCTAACGAACAAAGTTAACCGGCCCGACCGTGAGCCGAAGGTTTAAAGCATGATGGCAGCAACCCACGGTTGGGTCCGGGTTGAACGAGAGGTTAGGCTGAGTACTGAACTGGTTTTGAGACATGTACCGACTCGCTGAATTTATGACGCGACTGCGTGAGAACGAATGATGGCCGATTTAAAGGAAGGTCGTGCTCACATGATACGGCCAAAATACCAACTGCCGACCGTTGCCAGTGAGACGCCGCAAAACATTGGCCCCGACCTGGCCGCTGAACGTTAAGGATCAAAGGGGATTGCTTGTGAAATTTTGACGATCCATCTGAATTTTTTGAGCGATTACGGAGAACGAATGATGGCCGGTGCAAATGAAGGCCCTGCCTCGTGTTACCACCAAAATACCAAGTGCCGAATGATGCCAGCGCGACATCGCAAAACATTGGCCCCGACGTGGCCGCCGAATTTAGAAAGATCAAAGGGGCAGCTTTTGAATTTTGGACGTAATCAACCGCCCGAATCGCATTGCCAGAGATCCGCCCGCGTGCAGCCTAACGAACAAAGTTAACCGGCCCGACCGTGAGCCGAAGGTTTAAAGCATGATGGCAGCAACCCACGGTTGGGTCCGAGTTGAACGAGAGGTTAGGCAGGGATGAATGATTGTCATTGGGCTTCTTGGTTATGCTCCATATAACCACATTCGGTCCCAGAGGAGGAACCATGCTACCAGCCTTGGCCCTAATTTTCGTTCTGGCCCTTCCTCAGGAGAAAGTCCCTGCGTCACCACCTCAGTCGGCTGTCCAGGAGGATTCCCACCAAGGTGCCCTTGCCCTGGCTGAGCGTTGCAAGACAGCGATCTTGGCCACCCAGGACTCTGATGGCTTTCCCCACGTGCGGGCCCTTTCAAAAATGGGACAGGATGGTCTGGCTGCTTTCTGGTTCGTCACCGATGCCTCCTCCAAAAAGGTGGCTGCCCTTAAGGCCAACCCCAAGGCCGGCCTTTACCTCCTGGATGAAGGGAAAACAGAGGGCCTGATGCTACTAGGTACCGTGCAACTCATCCCAGCAGCAGAAGCAGCAGCACGGAAAGACTGCCCTGCCAGCCTCGCAGGATTCACTAAGGATCCACGATGGATGGTCTTGCGCTTTGTGCCAAGCATCGGTAGTTACACCAAGGGGTTCAAAGATACAGAGATCAAGCTTTGAGCCAGCAATCTACGGTTATCCGCCTTGGATGATGCCTAACGAACAAAGTTAACCGGCCCGACCGTGAGCCGAAGATTTAAAGCATGACAGCAGCAACCCACGGTTGGGTCCGGGTTGAACGAGAGGTTAGGCAGGCGGCGGAGTTTGTTGGTTCGGTTTCTTGAATCCAAGAGAGACCAGTGAGGCCAGAAAGATAATGGACAGGACAACGACAAAGATTGTTGCGCGGCGCGAAGACAAGCTTCCCCAAGATTGTTCAAGTAACGAGATTGAAACCGCAAGAGACAGAAGCACAAGTCCGTGGGCGTCTTTGATGAGGTATCGATAAATTTTCTCGTACACGATTTCTGATCTCCGAAATACGACTACCTAACGAACAAAGTTAACCGGCCCGACCGTGAGCCGAAGGTTTAAAGCATGATGGCAGCAACCCACGGTTGGGTCCGGGTTGAACGAGAGGTTAGGCCGAGGAATGGACTGGGTTTGATTCATGTACCGACTCGTAGAAAATTCTGCGCGACAGTGGGAGAACGAATGATGGCGCGGCAAAGAATGAAGGCCGTACCGCATGATACGACCAAAATACCAACTGCCGACTGATGCCAGTGGGACGATCGATGCTGTTGGCCTTGGCGTGGCCGCCGAAATTGGAAAGATCAAAGGTGAAGCTTTTGAAATTTGGACGTTACCAACCGCATGAATCGTATTGCCAGAGACCCGCTCACTTGCAGCCTAACGAACAAAGTTAACCGGCCCGACCGTGAGCCGAATGTTTAAAGCATGACAGTTGTCGAGCACGGTTGGGTCCGGGTTGAACGAGAGGTTAGGCCGAGGAACTCATTGGATCAAGGATCTTGCGATCTGCTGGATGGGGAAGGACGTAAAGAATAAAGAAAATCGGCATTGAAATTATCGGAGATGGAACCAACCAAAATGAACAGGTCCAGAGAACTCTACTCCGCATCGAAAAATCGCGCCGCATGATCACATAGATAGACATGAAAATGATCAAGCCAGAAATGGAAAGTCCAGAAACAATCGAAAACAGAACTTTAAAAACGTTGATGCTTTCGTATTCACCTTTTCCGAGCAAACTGAGGACTATCCCAACGATTAACCAGATGATTGCGATAGCGATGATTGACTTTAGCCAATTCTTCATGCGAGCGCCTAACGAACAAAGTTAACCGGCCCGACCGTGAGCCGAAGGTTTAAAGCATGATGGCAGCAACCCACGGTTGGGTCCGGGTTGAACGAGAGGTTAGGCCGCGTAAACGTATCAATCCCCACCTTGAATATTGATCCATTTACCTCTATAGAAATAGAGGGTCGAAGAAGCTTTTCCGGAAAATATGTCATCAATGCCTTGGTGATCGATGGGTGGAGGTTTCGGAGCATTGTAGTTTGTAACATTATCAATAATTGCCTTTTTACTAATGGTAGCAATTTTTCTAGAAAAAACTATCTTACCTTTTTCCATTCCCTGGAGATATTCGATATCCATGGCAGATCCTATGAAGGAAGGATTTTTGAT
Coding sequences within:
- a CDS encoding pyridoxamine 5'-phosphate oxidase family protein; translation: MLPALALIFVLALPQEKVPASPPQSAVQEDSHQGALALAERCKTAILATQDSDGFPHVRALSKMGQDGLAAFWFVTDASSKKVAALKANPKAGLYLLDEGKTEGLMLLGTVQLIPAAEAAARKDCPASLAGFTKDPRWMVLRFVPSIGSYTKGFKDTEIKL
- a CDS encoding GNAT family N-acetyltransferase — encoded protein: MYELGSIKIRPYELGDAQGLFDAARESVSTVGAWLWWCTSDFTIETATAWVEHQVSAFRSNAEYEFVIVSEKGLFLGGCGLNSIDERNARANLGYWVRSSTTLRGVATEAVLQVAQWAFQNTDLIRLEIVIAKDNRASLRVAEKAGAVREGVLRQRLHIQDTFQDSVMFSILKADVSRA
- a CDS encoding isocitrate lyase/phosphoenolpyruvate mutase family protein, whose amino-acid sequence is MQSIRVIQALILSSALTFAETVRRAERHLAAGADCIFVPGVTAAEEIGRLTAAIGAPVNVVSGLVEPVLDAATLRALGVARISVGGTLTRAVLTLVEQAAREMADHGTFGFAQGAIPYAELQQRFSR
- a CDS encoding trypsin-like peptidase domain-containing protein, producing MKTLSTYEQLAFGTIRIECDLSTGGISTGTGFFFRFADDGSTHVPAIVTNKHVVRNGTIGRILFTLQTVNGEPDIGNTHSWAIDNFEKAWIPHPNPMIDLCVMPISHLISLAQAKGKFFAFTYLASDLMPTDEDINNFVGMEKIIMVGYPNGIWDQKNNFPVFRSGVTATHYRYDWNGKPEFLIDAACFPGSSGSPVLVCDIGQVHTRAGLQIGSTRIKFLGVLYAGPQHRVDGTVEIVPIPIASHLIATSQIPNNLGMVIKSRMLNDFDVLFRNRP
- a CDS encoding dihydrofolate reductase family protein — its product is MAKLVFGMNQSLDGYVDHMAFAPSPTLFRHFIEEARRLAGSVYGRQMYEVMRYWDDDDPEWNVEEHAFAAAWRAQPKWIVSRSLKSVGPNARLVGNDLEVAIRQLKAERDGEIEVAGPNLAHSLTELGLIDEYRIYLHPVVLGHGKPFFAGPRPPLHLMTHDLIGEDVIRLTYVPA